GGGCTCGACGACGACGCCAACCCCGTGCCCATCTACGGCGGGCTCAAGGCGTACGGGCGGGAGGGCATCTTCTCGTTCGGTGTGCTCGACGTGGCCACGGGCGCCACGGACGCGCAGCCGGCCGCGAACTGGGGCGTGGCGAGGCTCCGCGCGAACCTCGGAGACGCGTCCTACGTCGGCGCGCTCGTCGGCAGCCGCACGAACCTCTCCAGCGAGCAGGGGCTGTTCCCCTCCGAGCTCGACCCCTCGCCGCACTGGTCCGTGGGCCTCGACGGGCTGGTGCGCGCCCTCGACGGCCGGCTCGAGCTCAACGGCTTCGGGGCCTTCACGCACCGCGAGGGTGAGGACGCGGCCGAGGGGCTCGCGGGCCGCGCCGAGGTGCGCTGGAGAGGGGAGCAGTGGATGCCGTCGCTCAGCGCGCTCTACCTGCAGGAGGGCTTCGAGCCCGAGCTGGGCTTCCTCAGGCGACCGGCCATCGCGCAGGGAAACGCCTCGAGCCCGCTCGTGCTCCGTCAGCCCGCCTCGGGGATCCGCACGCTGACGGTCGGGCTGAGCGGCCGCGTCGAGGCGAGCGACACCCTCGACGAGCTGCTGCGGCTGTCGGGCGGCTGGTCGATCGTGCTCGAGACCGACGAGCGGCTGAGCTTCGAGGCCGACGCGGACTACGTGCAGGACGTCGTGCGAGAGCCGTTCACGCTCGTCAACGACGTCGCGATCGAGGCGGGCGAGTACCGCGGCGTGCGCGCCCACGTCGGCTTCGACACGCCCGACAGCCGGAACCCCGTGCTCGGGTTGGACGTGACGGCGCAGAACGCGTTCTTCGGCGGCTCGCTCTATCGCGCCGACGTCAGCGTCTCGGCCGCCTTCGGCGCGCACTTCCGGGCCGAAGTCGGCGCGTCGGGCGCGCTGCTCGACTTCCGCGAGCACGACCTGATCCCGACCCTGGCCTTGAACTCGCTCCTCAGCGTCACGCCGAGCCCGCAGCTCGTCATCGACGCGGTGGGCCAGCTCAACACGGTGCAGGACCGGTTCATCGGCATGCTGCGGCTGCGCTGGCGCTACCTGCCGGGGAGTGACCTGTTCCTGGTCTGGCGCGAGGTCGTCGACTACGAGGGGGTGGTGACCACCGAAGAGCAGGTCACGCTCAAGATCAGCTACCGCTACGACGCGGTCTTGTGAGCCCCATGAAGATCCTCTTCGAGACCGAGCGCTTGATCGGCGGCACCTGGGACCCGGAGCGGCACGCCGAGGCCGCGCTCGAGATCTACGGAGACCCCGAGGTCACCCGCACCATCGGCGGCGAGACCGTGCCCGACGTCGCGACCCTCGCGGCGCGCATGCGCAAGGCGCTCCCCATCTACGAGGAGTGGGGCGAGCCCTACGCCTGGGTGCCGCTCTTCCGCCGCCCGCTTCCCGGGGGCGAGCCGGGCGCGCTCGTGGGCGCGGGCCTCCTCAAGCCTCTCCCCGACGCGAACCGCGAGCCGACGGACGCCATCGAGGTCGGGTGGCACCTGGCCCGCGCCCACTGGGGCCACGGCTACGCCACCGAGGCCGGTCGGGCGCTGATCCATCGCGGCTTCGCCCACCTCGACGTCGACGTGCTCCACGCCGTCGTGGACCCGGGCAACCAACGGAGCTGCGCGGTGGCCGAGCGCTGCGGCATGCGACACGTCGGCCAGACCAGCCGCTGGTACGGCAAGACCCTCGAGCACTTCGAGATCCGCCGCCCGCGCGGATAGCTCCCGAACGCAGAGAGCCCGCTCGACGCGCGAGCGGGCTCCGAGCGAGCGCGAGCGCAGCCTCAGGAGAGGACGCTGGCGAGCGGCGTGTACTCGACCTCGACGTCGCTGGCGACCGCCTCGTAGGTGCAGGCGCCGTCCCAGGTGTTGACGCCCTTGGCGAGCGGCGCGTCCGAGCGGACCGCGGCCTCGACGCCCTCGTTGGCGATCTTGAGCGCGTAGCGCGCGGTCACGTTCGTCAGCGCGAAGGTGCTCGTCATCGGCACCGCGCCGGGCATGTTCGGAACGCAGTAGTGCACGACGTCGTGGAGCACGAAGGTCGGGTTGTCGTGGCTGGTGGGCTTGCAGGTCTCGATGCAGCCGCCCTGGTCGACCGCGACGTCGACGACGACCGCGCCCGGCTTCATCTTCTTGACGAGGTCCTCGGTGACGAGCTTCGGCGCCTTGGCGCCCGCGACGAGCACCGCGCCGATGACGAGGTCGGCG
This window of the Sandaracinaceae bacterium genome carries:
- a CDS encoding DUF5916 domain-containing protein → MRRLLPLLSLLLATPAFAQPEQRPFSQAVRRTGPISLDGRLDEPDWARAPILGDFVERVPDPGGTPPVRTEARVLLDDGAVYVAVTSYLAPGETPRALELTRDSFRIWSDDAVTLKFDVRRDRRSTVGFAVNPAGAQIDFVALDNGRSFRREYDAVWEAGTHVREDAWVAEFRIPSAALRLPPGDEHRIFGFNVTRDHNAEQATYDWSHLPPEFGAASALHYGDLGGLAGLGGGRILIVNPYVLAAWPARPEWNMPLELRAGGEVRTRLGEDIWGELTFLTDFAEVDLDSQVVNLDRFPLFFPERRPFFLTGLDVFQFGALEEAQLFFTRRIGLDDDANPVPIYGGLKAYGREGIFSFGVLDVATGATDAQPAANWGVARLRANLGDASYVGALVGSRTNLSSEQGLFPSELDPSPHWSVGLDGLVRALDGRLELNGFGAFTHREGEDAAEGLAGRAEVRWRGEQWMPSLSALYLQEGFEPELGFLRRPAIAQGNASSPLVLRQPASGIRTLTVGLSGRVEASDTLDELLRLSGGWSIVLETDERLSFEADADYVQDVVREPFTLVNDVAIEAGEYRGVRAHVGFDTPDSRNPVLGLDVTAQNAFFGGSLYRADVSVSAAFGAHFRAEVGASGALLDFREHDLIPTLALNSLLSVTPSPQLVIDAVGQLNTVQDRFIGMLRLRWRYLPGSDLFLVWREVVDYEGVVTTEEQVTLKISYRYDAVL
- a CDS encoding GNAT family N-acetyltransferase, translated to MKILFETERLIGGTWDPERHAEAALEIYGDPEVTRTIGGETVPDVATLAARMRKALPIYEEWGEPYAWVPLFRRPLPGGEPGALVGAGLLKPLPDANREPTDAIEVGWHLARAHWGHGYATEAGRALIHRGFAHLDVDVLHAVVDPGNQRSCAVAERCGMRHVGQTSRWYGKTLEHFEIRRPRG